Proteins from a single region of Pseudomonas ekonensis:
- the rpsN gene encoding 30S ribosomal protein S14: MAKKSMKNRELKRQLTVAKYAAKRAALKAIIVDLNASPEARWEATVALQKQPRDASASRMRNRCRLTGRPHGVYRKFGLGRNKLREAAMRGDVPGLVKASW, encoded by the coding sequence ATGGCCAAGAAGAGCATGAAGAACCGTGAGCTGAAGCGTCAGCTCACCGTTGCCAAGTACGCCGCCAAGCGTGCAGCGCTGAAAGCGATCATCGTCGATCTGAACGCAAGTCCAGAAGCACGTTGGGAAGCTACCGTAGCCCTGCAGAAGCAACCACGTGACGCAAGCGCCTCGCGCATGCGTAACCGTTGCCGCCTGACCGGTCGTCCGCACGGCGTTTACCGCAAGTTCGGCCTGGGCCGTAACAAGCTGCGTGAAGCTGCCATGCGTGGTGACGTGCCAGGTCTGGTGAAAGCCAGCTGGTAA
- the rplN gene encoding 50S ribosomal protein L14, whose translation MIQTQSMLDVADNSGARRVMCIKVLGGSHRRYAAIGDIIKVTVKEAIPRGKVKKGQVMTAVVVRTRHGVRRADGSIIRFDGNAAVLLNNKQEPIGTRIFGPVTRELRTEKFMKIVSLAPEVL comes from the coding sequence ATGATTCAGACTCAATCCATGCTCGATGTGGCCGATAACAGCGGCGCTCGCCGCGTTATGTGCATCAAGGTGCTGGGTGGCTCCCATCGTCGTTACGCTGCCATTGGCGACATCATCAAGGTTACCGTGAAGGAAGCAATTCCTCGCGGTAAGGTGAAAAAAGGCCAGGTAATGACTGCTGTCGTAGTCCGTACCCGTCACGGCGTACGTCGTGCCGATGGCTCCATTATCCGCTTTGATGGCAACGCTGCTGTTCTGCTGAACAACAAGCAAGAGCCGATCGGCACCCGTATCTTTGGGCCAGTGACCCGTGAGCTTCGTACTGAGAAGTTCATGAAGATCGTCTCGCTCGCCCCAGAAGTGCTGTAA
- the rpsE gene encoding 30S ribosomal protein S5, translated as MSNNDQKRDEGYIEKLVQVNRVAKTVKGGRIFTFTALTVVGDGKGRVGFGRGKSREVPAAIQKAMEAARRNMIQVDLNGTTLQYATKSAHGASKVYMQPASEGTGIIAGGAMRAVLEVAGVQNVLAKCYGSTNPVNVVHATFKGLKAMQSPESIAAKRGKRVEEIV; from the coding sequence ATGTCAAATAACGACCAAAAGCGCGACGAAGGCTACATCGAGAAGCTGGTTCAAGTTAACCGCGTAGCCAAAACCGTTAAAGGCGGCCGTATCTTCACTTTCACCGCGTTGACCGTGGTGGGTGACGGTAAGGGTCGCGTTGGCTTCGGCCGTGGCAAGTCGCGTGAAGTGCCTGCTGCGATCCAGAAGGCAATGGAAGCTGCTCGCCGCAACATGATCCAGGTTGATCTGAACGGCACCACCCTGCAGTACGCCACCAAGTCCGCCCACGGCGCGTCGAAGGTGTACATGCAGCCTGCTTCTGAAGGTACCGGTATCATCGCTGGCGGCGCAATGCGTGCCGTTCTCGAAGTTGCTGGCGTTCAGAACGTTCTGGCCAAGTGCTACGGCTCGACCAACCCTGTAAACGTGGTTCACGCCACTTTCAAGGGTCTGAAGGCCATGCAGTCTCCTGAGTCCATTGCCGCCAAGCGTGGCAAGCGCGTTGAGGAGATCGTCTGA
- the rplE gene encoding 50S ribosomal protein L5: MARLQEIYRKEIAPKLKEELKLSNVMEVPRVTKITLNMGLGEAIGDKKVIEHAVADLEKITGQKVVVTHARKSIAGFKVREGWPIGVKVTLRRERMYEFLDRLLSISLPRVRDFRGLNAKSFDGRGNYSMGVKEQIIFPEIDYDKIDALRGLDITLTTTAKNDDEGRALLRAFKFPFRN; encoded by the coding sequence ATGGCACGACTCCAAGAGATTTACCGGAAGGAAATCGCACCGAAACTTAAGGAAGAACTTAAGCTTTCGAACGTGATGGAAGTTCCGCGCGTTACCAAAATCACTCTGAACATGGGTCTGGGCGAAGCGATCGGTGACAAGAAAGTCATCGAGCACGCGGTAGCTGACCTGGAAAAGATCACCGGCCAAAAAGTCGTTGTGACTCACGCTCGTAAATCCATCGCGGGCTTCAAAGTCCGTGAAGGCTGGCCGATCGGTGTCAAAGTGACCCTGCGCCGTGAGCGTATGTACGAGTTCCTGGATCGTCTGCTGTCGATCTCCCTGCCTCGGGTTCGCGACTTCCGCGGCCTGAATGCCAAGTCCTTCGACGGTCGTGGCAACTACAGCATGGGCGTGAAAGAGCAGATCATCTTCCCGGAAATCGACTACGACAAGATCGATGCTCTGCGCGGTCTGGACATTACCCTGACCACCACTGCCAAGAACGATGACGAAGGCCGCGCTCTGCTGCGTGCTTTCAAATTCCCGTTCCGCAACTGA
- the rplP gene encoding 50S ribosomal protein L16 — protein MLQPKRTKFRKQMTGHNRGLALRGSKVSFGEFALKSVARGRLTARQIESARRALTRHVKRGGKIWIRVFPDKPISKKPLEVRMGKGKGNVEYWVAQIQPGKVLYEIEGVSEELAREAFALAAAKLPLATSFVKRTVM, from the coding sequence ATGTTGCAACCAAAGCGTACGAAGTTCCGCAAGCAAATGACCGGCCACAACCGTGGTCTGGCACTGCGCGGTAGCAAAGTCAGCTTCGGCGAGTTCGCGCTGAAGTCTGTTGCTCGTGGTCGTCTCACCGCTCGTCAGATCGAGTCGGCACGTCGTGCCCTGACCCGTCACGTAAAACGTGGCGGCAAGATCTGGATCCGTGTATTCCCGGACAAGCCTATCTCCAAAAAACCACTCGAAGTTCGGATGGGTAAAGGTAAGGGTAACGTCGAATACTGGGTTGCCCAGATTCAGCCAGGCAAAGTCCTGTATGAAATCGAGGGTGTTTCTGAAGAGCTGGCGCGTGAGGCTTTCGCCCTGGCTGCTGCAAAGCTGCCGCTCGCCACCTCCTTTGTTAAACGGACGGTGATGTGA
- the rpmC gene encoding 50S ribosomal protein L29, protein MKANELREKSAQQLNEQLLGLLRDQFNLRMQKATGQLGQSHLLSQVKRDIARVKTVLNQQAGK, encoded by the coding sequence ATGAAAGCGAATGAACTTCGTGAAAAATCCGCACAGCAGCTGAACGAGCAACTGCTCGGCCTGCTGCGCGACCAGTTCAATCTGCGCATGCAGAAGGCAACTGGCCAGTTGGGGCAGTCTCATCTGCTCTCGCAAGTTAAGCGTGACATCGCTCGCGTGAAAACTGTGCTCAACCAGCAGGCAGGTAAGTGA
- the rplF gene encoding 50S ribosomal protein L6, producing the protein MSRVAKNPVKLPAGVEIKFVGQQLSVKGAKGTLELNVHSSVEIVEEAGELRFAARNGDQQTRAMAGTTRALVNNMVQGVSQGFERKLQLVGVGYKAQAKGQVLNLALGFSHPVDYELPAGITAETPSQTDILIKGIDKQLVGQVAAEIRDFRPPEPYKGKGVRYADEVVRRKEAKKK; encoded by the coding sequence ATGTCTCGCGTCGCTAAGAACCCCGTTAAGCTGCCGGCCGGCGTCGAAATCAAATTCGTAGGCCAACAGCTTTCGGTGAAGGGTGCCAAGGGCACTCTCGAACTGAACGTCCATTCGTCCGTTGAGATCGTTGAAGAAGCCGGTGAGCTGCGTTTCGCTGCTCGCAATGGCGATCAACAGACCCGCGCAATGGCCGGTACCACTCGTGCGTTGGTAAACAACATGGTCCAGGGCGTAAGCCAAGGCTTCGAGCGCAAGCTCCAGCTGGTCGGTGTTGGTTACAAGGCGCAAGCAAAAGGTCAGGTTCTGAACCTGGCTCTTGGCTTCTCGCACCCTGTGGATTACGAACTGCCGGCAGGCATCACTGCTGAGACTCCTAGCCAGACCGATATCCTGATCAAGGGCATCGACAAGCAGCTGGTAGGTCAAGTGGCCGCCGAGATCCGCGACTTCCGTCCACCAGAGCCTTACAAAGGTAAAGGTGTGCGCTACGCGGACGAAGTCGTCCGTCGTAAAGAAGCCAAGAAGAAGTAG
- the rpsC gene encoding 30S ribosomal protein S3, with protein MGQKVHPIGIRLGIVKEHTSVWYADGRTYADYLFADLKVREYLQDKLKSASVSRIDIHRPAQTARITIHTARPGIVIGKKGEDVEKLRQDLTKQMGVPVHINIEEIRKPELDGMLVAQSVAQQLERRVMFRRAMKRAVQNAMRIGAKGIKIQVSGRLGGAEIARTEWYREGRVPLHTLRADIDYANYEAHTTYGVIGVKVWIFKGEVIGGRQEELKPQAPAPRKKAAK; from the coding sequence ATGGGTCAGAAAGTACATCCCATTGGCATTCGCCTGGGAATCGTCAAGGAGCACACCTCCGTCTGGTACGCAGACGGTCGGACTTATGCGGACTACCTGTTCGCTGATCTGAAGGTGCGTGAGTACCTCCAAGACAAACTAAAAAGCGCGTCCGTAAGCCGTATCGATATTCATCGTCCGGCTCAAACTGCACGCATCACCATCCACACCGCTCGTCCAGGTATCGTTATCGGGAAGAAAGGTGAAGATGTTGAAAAACTGCGTCAGGACCTGACCAAGCAAATGGGTGTGCCTGTGCACATCAATATCGAAGAGATCCGCAAGCCGGAGCTCGACGGTATGCTGGTTGCCCAGAGCGTAGCTCAGCAGCTGGAGCGTCGTGTGATGTTCCGTCGCGCCATGAAGCGCGCCGTACAGAACGCCATGCGCATTGGTGCCAAAGGCATCAAAATCCAAGTGAGCGGTCGTCTCGGCGGTGCTGAAATCGCACGTACTGAATGGTATCGCGAAGGTCGTGTGCCACTGCACACCCTGCGTGCCGACATCGACTATGCCAACTACGAAGCTCACACCACCTACGGTGTGATCGGTGTAAAGGTTTGGATCTTCAAAGGCGAAGTGATTGGTGGTCGCCAGGAAGAGCTGAAGCCGCAAGCACCAGCGCCTCGTAAAAAAGCTGCTAAGTAA
- the rplO gene encoding 50S ribosomal protein L15 gives MKLNDLSPAPGSRREKHRPGRGIGSGLGKTGGRGHKGQTSRSGGTIAPGFEGGQQPLHRRLPKFGFVSLKAMDRAEVRLSELAKVEGDIVTVQSLKDANVINVNVQRVKIMLSGEVTRAVTIGKGIGATKGARAAIEAAGGKFEE, from the coding sequence ATGAAACTCAATGATCTGAGTCCAGCGCCGGGTTCCCGTCGCGAAAAGCATCGTCCGGGCCGTGGTATCGGTAGCGGTTTGGGTAAGACTGGTGGCCGTGGTCACAAAGGTCAGACCTCCCGTTCCGGTGGCACCATCGCTCCAGGCTTTGAAGGCGGTCAACAGCCGCTGCACCGTCGCCTGCCGAAGTTCGGTTTCGTTTCCCTGAAAGCCATGGATCGCGCAGAAGTGCGTCTGTCCGAGCTGGCCAAGGTGGAAGGCGACATCGTCACCGTGCAGTCCCTGAAAGATGCCAACGTGATCAACGTCAACGTACAGCGCGTGAAAATCATGCTGTCCGGTGAAGTGACTCGCGCTGTCACTATCGGCAAGGGAATCGGCGCCACCAAAGGTGCGCGCGCGGCTATCGAAGCAGCTGGCGGCAAGTTCGAGGAATAA
- the rplX gene encoding 50S ribosomal protein L24, which yields MQKIRRDDEIIVIAGKDKGKRGKVLKVLADNRLVVGGLNLVKRHTKPNPMSGVQGGIVEKEAPLHASNVAIFNGETNKADRVGFKVEDGKKIRVFKSTQKAVDA from the coding sequence ATGCAAAAGATTCGTCGTGACGACGAGATCATCGTGATCGCCGGCAAAGACAAAGGTAAGCGCGGTAAGGTGCTGAAGGTTCTCGCTGACAACCGTCTGGTTGTCGGTGGTCTGAACCTGGTCAAGCGTCATACCAAGCCTAACCCGATGTCGGGCGTACAGGGCGGTATCGTCGAGAAAGAAGCGCCACTGCACGCTTCCAACGTCGCCATCTTCAACGGCGAAACCAACAAGGCTGACCGCGTTGGTTTCAAAGTAGAAGACGGTAAGAAAATTCGTGTCTTCAAGTCGACCCAAAAAGCGGTTGATGCTTGA
- the rplB gene encoding 50S ribosomal protein L2, with amino-acid sequence MAIVKCKPTSPGRRFVVKVVNQELHKGAPHAPLLEKKSKSGGRNNNGRITTRHVGGGHKQHYRLVDFRRNDKDGIAATVERIEYDPNRTAHIALLLYADGERRYIIAPKGVSAGDQLIAGALAPIKPGNALQLRNIPVGSTVHGIELKPGKGAQIARSAGASAQLVAREGVYVTLRLRSGEMRKVLAECRATLGEVSNSEHSLRSLGKAGAKRWRGVRPTVRGVAMNPVDHPHGGGEGRTSGGRHPVSPWGFPTKGAKTRGNKRTDKMIVRRRK; translated from the coding sequence ATGGCAATCGTTAAATGCAAACCGACTTCCCCTGGCCGCCGTTTTGTGGTCAAGGTGGTCAACCAGGAGCTGCACAAAGGCGCTCCTCACGCACCGCTGCTCGAGAAAAAATCGAAGTCTGGTGGTCGTAACAACAATGGCCGCATCACCACTCGTCACGTTGGTGGTGGTCATAAGCAGCATTACCGTCTGGTCGACTTCCGTCGCAACGACAAAGACGGCATCGCCGCCACTGTCGAGCGTATCGAATACGATCCAAACCGTACCGCTCACATCGCCCTGCTGCTGTACGCAGATGGCGAGCGTCGCTACATCATCGCCCCTAAAGGCGTGAGCGCTGGTGACCAGCTGATCGCAGGTGCCCTGGCACCGATCAAGCCGGGCAACGCTCTGCAGCTGCGCAACATTCCAGTTGGTAGCACCGTACACGGCATCGAACTGAAGCCAGGTAAAGGCGCACAGATCGCTCGTTCCGCTGGTGCTTCGGCTCAGCTGGTCGCTCGTGAAGGCGTTTATGTGACCCTGCGTCTGCGTTCCGGTGAAATGCGTAAAGTCCTGGCTGAATGCCGTGCGACCCTGGGCGAAGTCTCGAACTCCGAGCACAGCCTGCGTTCGCTGGGTAAAGCCGGTGCCAAACGCTGGCGTGGCGTTCGCCCAACCGTTCGTGGTGTTGCCATGAACCCGGTTGACCACCCACATGGTGGTGGTGAAGGTCGTACCTCTGGTGGTCGTCATCCGGTATCGCCATGGGGCTTCCCGACTAAGGGCGCGAAGACTCGTGGTAATAAGCGTACCGACAAAATGATCGTCCGTCGTCGCAAGTAA
- the rpmD gene encoding 50S ribosomal protein L30, whose translation MATVKVTLIKSTSGRIPSHKLCVKGLGLRRIGHTVEVQDTPENRGMINKAYYMLRVEG comes from the coding sequence ATGGCTACCGTAAAAGTAACGCTGATCAAAAGCACCAGCGGCCGCATCCCTAGCCACAAACTGTGCGTGAAGGGTCTGGGTCTGCGTCGCATCGGTCACACTGTAGAAGTTCAGGATACTCCCGAGAATCGCGGGATGATCAACAAGGCCTACTACATGCTGCGTGTCGAGGGTTAA
- the rpsS gene encoding 30S ribosomal protein S19 codes for MPRSLKKGPFIDLHLLKKIEVAAEKNDRKPVKTWSRRSMILPQMVGLTIAVHNGRQHVPVLVNEDMVGHKLGEFAGTRNYRGHVADKKAKR; via the coding sequence GTGCCACGTTCTCTGAAAAAAGGTCCATTTATTGATCTTCACCTACTGAAGAAGATCGAAGTGGCGGCGGAAAAGAACGATCGCAAACCAGTTAAGACCTGGTCGCGTCGTTCGATGATCCTGCCACAAATGGTCGGTCTGACCATCGCAGTACACAACGGTCGTCAGCACGTCCCAGTTCTCGTCAACGAAGACATGGTCGGCCACAAACTGGGCGAGTTCGCCGGTACCCGCAACTATCGCGGGCACGTGGCAGACAAGAAAGCCAAGCGTTAA
- the rplR gene encoding 50S ribosomal protein L18 yields MTDKKVTRLRRARKARLKMHELEVVRLCVFRSSQHIYAQVISADGNKVLASASTLDKELRDGATGNIDAATKVGQLVATRAKAVGVSQVAFDRSGFKYHGRVKALADAAREAGLEF; encoded by the coding sequence ATGACCGACAAAAAAGTTACTCGACTGCGTCGCGCTCGCAAAGCACGCCTGAAAATGCACGAACTCGAAGTCGTGCGTCTCTGCGTGTTCCGCTCTTCGCAGCACATCTACGCCCAGGTCATTTCGGCCGACGGCAACAAAGTCCTGGCCAGCGCCTCGACTTTGGATAAAGAACTGCGTGATGGTGCCACCGGCAACATCGACGCGGCCACTAAGGTTGGCCAGCTGGTCGCTACGCGTGCTAAGGCCGTGGGCGTCTCGCAGGTGGCTTTCGACCGCTCTGGCTTCAAGTACCACGGCCGCGTTAAGGCGCTGGCTGATGCTGCTCGTGAAGCTGGGCTGGAGTTCTAA
- the rpsQ gene encoding 30S ribosomal protein S17, with product MAEAEKTVRTLTGRVVSDKMDKTITVLIERRVKHPIYGKYVKRSTKLHAHDETNQCHIGDKVTIRETRPMAKTKSWALVDVLERAVEV from the coding sequence ATGGCTGAAGCCGAAAAAACTGTCCGTACGCTGACTGGCCGTGTTGTCAGCGACAAGATGGACAAAACCATCACCGTTCTGATCGAGCGTCGCGTTAAGCACCCGATCTACGGTAAATACGTTAAGCGTTCGACTAAGCTGCACGCGCACGACGAAACCAATCAGTGCCACATCGGCGACAAAGTCACTATTCGTGAAACTCGTCCGATGGCCAAGACCAAGTCTTGGGCGCTGGTTGATGTTCTCGAACGCGCTGTGGAAGTCTAA
- the rpsH gene encoding 30S ribosomal protein S8 yields MSMQDPLADMLTRIRNAQMAEKSVVSMPSSTLKVAVAKVLKDEGYIAGYQISSETKPLLSIELKYFEGRPVIEEVKRVSRPGLRQYKSVEDLPKVRGGLGVSIVSTNKGVMTDRAARAAGVGGEVLCTVF; encoded by the coding sequence ATGAGTATGCAGGACCCGTTAGCGGACATGCTAACTCGAATCCGTAATGCCCAGATGGCTGAAAAGTCCGTCGTAAGCATGCCGTCTTCCACGCTGAAGGTGGCTGTAGCAAAAGTCCTGAAGGACGAAGGTTACATCGCGGGTTATCAGATCAGCAGCGAAACCAAACCTCTGCTGTCCATCGAGCTGAAGTACTTCGAAGGCCGTCCGGTCATCGAGGAAGTCAAGCGCGTCAGCCGTCCAGGCCTGCGCCAGTACAAGTCCGTCGAAGATCTGCCAAAAGTACGTGGCGGCCTCGGCGTGTCTATCGTCTCCACCAACAAAGGTGTGATGACTGATCGTGCTGCGCGCGCTGCCGGTGTCGGCGGCGAAGTTCTTTGCACAGTGTTCTAA
- the rplV gene encoding 50S ribosomal protein L22, with translation MEVAAKLSGARISAQKARLVADQIRGKKVGDALNLLAFSSKKAAEIMKKVLESAVANAEHNEGADVDDLKVSTVFVNEGRSLKRIMPRAKGRADRIVKRSCHITVKVADK, from the coding sequence ATGGAAGTAGCCGCTAAGTTGTCGGGCGCTCGAATCTCCGCCCAGAAAGCCCGCTTGGTCGCCGACCAGATCCGCGGGAAGAAGGTGGGCGATGCGCTCAACCTGCTGGCTTTCAGCAGTAAGAAAGCCGCCGAGATCATGAAGAAAGTGCTGGAGTCGGCCGTAGCCAACGCCGAGCATAACGAAGGCGCAGACGTTGATGACCTGAAGGTCAGCACCGTGTTCGTCAACGAAGGGCGTTCGCTGAAGCGCATCATGCCACGTGCCAAAGGCCGTGCTGATCGCATCGTCAAGCGGTCTTGCCATATCACTGTCAAGGTTGCTGACAAGTAA